The genomic stretch ACGTCGATCGTAGTATTCATCACTGGTTTATTCAATAGGTCATTTCTTGAAGGTATGGATGCTAATATGAGGAAAGGCGAGTTAGATGAAGTAGAAGACGCTAAGGCTGTTAAACAGAGATCAAAATACCACACCTAATGTAAGGGTCGCGACATTGGATGTGAATTGGTGATGTTAAGGCCCGATGGTCACCCGGGTCCTTACATGTATCCTAACCCATTTGCCGATGGGATCAAGGAACGGGTTCAAAACGATTGTGTGCATTGGTGCTTGCCTTGACCGATTGATATGTGGAACAAGATCATGTTTGATATTATGATGAGATGGCACCCATGGTCAATGAGAGGAACAACTGAAGCACATACCGACTATGAATAGCAAAGAATGAGGCTTGTCCGCTTGTCGAAGCTTCTTGTTGAATTGCCCTTTTTTGTCTCTCCATATATATTTGATGTATCATAGTAGTAACGAACACTCCAAATATTGCTCTGGTGACGGAAATATGGGCAAAGCTGTACAAGCGTCCGAAGGCTAGAGCTGCTGTACAATTATTCGTAATCAAATATTGTATGTCGTTAATGGCAAACAAAATAGTTTTACGAAAATACAAATTTTATCTTTGAATCTCCGCGCGCAACGCGCGCGGAGGGGCAACTAGTTTAAAACAAAAGTATaccattttttttatcatataagAATGGGGATACATTTATGCAGAATGTAAAATATgcaaaatattaaatttaaaagatTGTGTCATTAATCACCTACCATACCTATaatatatgttaaaaatactaagTTACATTTTAGGAATATGGTTTAGGCGGAAAAAATGAgagttcacctattcatttagtaaatagaggattaATAAAATTTATACAAAATTATAAGTTGTTAAATATTTTGTTAATGTTATTATTTGAGAAAGACTTGATCCATCCTACGTATCAAACAGAACCGTAAATCACTAACTATGTTTTCGCAAGAAAAAAATtgatataatttataaattgaaataatTAGTTTTAGGGTATATATAAAAACTATTTTCTTTAGATTAACTTTCAGCACATAACTAAATTCTCTTATTCAATTTTCCTTTCAACTTTTTTCCTCGGAAAAAAAACATAATGACAAAAATACGAACAATTATTGAGACACTATTATATaggtaatttattaaaaaaaaaaactttatataccgtgcatttattgcacggggtctaaactagtGAGTTGATTGATGAGCTAACCATCAAGTGATCATTGGCTAGAGTTGCTAGTGCAAGTCGAAAATGAGtattaaattttgggatttttCTTATACATTGGAAtcttaagaaaaaaaattgagtttACTCGAAAATTAGTCGAGTTTAGATCAAGCCTTTTTATGAACAAAGATCAAATTTTAACCTTCTAGATTAGTGAAATTTGAGCAAGTTCAGGTCAATTCAAATATTAATCATCTATTTAATTGTTGAATTCTTTAGATCAGGTCAATTTTGTCAATCCTCACTGATCGGTTCACCTTAAAGAGATGCCATACTACTTAGTAAGCCTGCCAATAAGAGGACCTAGCATCATTCCATTTATTCTACAGAAAATGAAAAGCATGTTACTCCGGTACTCCCTCTGTTTCGGTTTATTTGATCAACTTGGTTGATACTAATACCACAGTGAGAAGATGGGAATATTTATGATCATTGTTATTGGTTACAACTTACAAGTAGACCCTAATGTTTTTATATAGAATCAAATTACCCATAAAAATCAATATATATTACTTAAAAAGGTAAACAGATTACTGAGAAATGAAAATGCAATAGCTAAAAAAATGCTCGAGATGGAGGAAGTATGAAATGATTGGAATAAATCTAGGAGAAACGAGAACAATAAAACTAATTGGAATGGTGAAAATATGTACTAAAGTTAATATACCGTCTTAATTTTTAAGAAAGACGAACCGGGTAATAAAGACAAATTCCCATTTAAAACAAAGATGTTAGTCTTAAACTTAAATTGAGTCAAATATGTTCATGTTGTCATGTAGGATGAATAAGACAGTAGAGAATAATTAGCGGCGACAATCAGATCACTCGGGTCGGTTATCATCGGGTCAAAGCGAGCCAAGTAATATCGGGTTCGGGTTGTGCCGTGTTGTTAACAGGTTCAAGTAGGTTACGGTTTATTTCGGATCATTGTCGGGTCGGTCATAATCGGGAAACAGGTCGAGACGGGTTTAACTTAGGTCACTATCGGGTCAGCCTATAAACAtatattatttctttatttaattGATAGTCTCTCCTGTTAGAACAAGTTAAAGATGTATTTTGTTTTAGTTTTAAGCTTAAAAATTAAGATAAATATCAAATTGGTCTTATTTGGACTATCATTAAGCTAATTTTATTGTCGGGTCAAAATCGGGCTGAGTTAATATCGGGCTCGAGTCGGGGACATATTAGTTTTCAGTTGTTGGTTTGACCTCGGATCGAGTCGGTTTCGGTTCACCCAATTTCTGAGTTCTATTAGGTCAGATTTCAGGCTGTTCAGGTCGATTCTTCAGATCGGATCAGCTTTTGCCAACTTTAAGAATAACaaaagatttattttataaaCTCATATAAAATCAAATTCTTTAATTTTCATCACTAACATGGACAGCACTAATCAAAATTATCCCCACATTGCTTTCAACATAAACCAAAAGCACGGCCCACACCACAACACAAATCGGCAAAACGTAACTGTCACGTGAACAATCAATCTCCAACACTCACACATCCCACACCACTCTCCCATCCCAAGTCCCCCAAGACCTATTTCCGTCATTTCAAATCCCAAACTTTTTCAAATTTTGAAAACCGACAACTCCTCCTCACATCTTCACTGTCCATCTTCTCAATCCAACGTCTCTTCCTCAAATTGGAGGGAAacatttatatttaatattatctCCCACCTTTAAATGACAAATATACCCCTGAATTATTTAtcatcaatttattttatttaatttacaGTCTGCAGATTTTTCTTATTTAACAATTTCTAGGGTTCATTTCTACCCTTTCATAATTCATACTTCATTCTCTCTCCTCAATTTTCCCCCAATTCTCTCATTTTTCAAATCTACATTCACAGTCTCATCTTCTGTAAGTTCGTTTCTCTGCTAATTCTTtgatttattttgattttttttactgcattttgatttgtttttgtgttGTAAATTGAGCATTTGATCGTTTTTTTTGTGCTAAAATGTCGTAACATTTTCTAGATCTGTTGAAGATTTAAGGTTTATATTGTAGCAGATTAATGTATTATGATGTTTTGATGTGATTGTATTGGTAGAAGTTTAGATCTATAGAGTAATTGACGATTTACAGTAAGATGCATGATTATGTTTAATGTTTTAAGTTTAGAGATTTGTTTCTGAAATTGTAGATTTATTGATTTAGCATTGTGTAGAATGTATATGTTGTTGATGTAGTTGTTGATTATGATTTATGAGCTTTGTTTGTTGAGGAGAGAGTGTAATTCCTGATTGAATTAATTAGGTTTTGCGAGAGTATTCGATTCGATATTTGTCGATGAATTAGGGATTAAGTACTAGAAACCTGTTATAGGAAAAAAAATGAGTGTCATTAGTGTATGTTTTAAGATTGAGTGATTGTTGTAGTGGCTGGTCAGATTTGATAATGTGAATGTATTTGAGATAGTTTAGAATTTACGATACTAGATCGTAAATCTTGTCGAGGATTTTGAGATGTTTGGTTTAGATCAGAGTCTCCTTCGGATTTATGTGATTTAGAATTCGCAGCTGAGATGGTTGTCTTATTATGGGAATATTATGGGAATATTATTTTAAGTACATGATTTACGTGTTATCTATCGTAGATTCGTGTTGTTGAATACGAGTGTTTGACTACATTTTATAGTAGACAGTGTAAATTGAATAATCGGAACTGAATACTGTAATGTGGAATTGCTGATCTGTCTGATTAAAATTGTTAAATTGGCTTTTGACGTATCACTGAAACAATTGATTTTATGTCATTGCAGAATCAAAATGAGGGAAATCCTTCACATTCAGGGTGGACAATGTGGTAACCAAATTGGTTCCAAGTTTTGGGAGGTTGTCTGTGCTGAGCATGGCATTGATACTACCGGAAAGTATGTCGGTACTTCAGATCTACAGCTTGAGAGGGTTAATGTCTACTACAATGAGGCTTCTTGCGGTCGATTTGTCCCCCGTGCAGTGCTTATGGATCTTGAGCCTGGTACTATGGACAGTGTGAGGACTGGACCTTATGGACAGATTTTCCGTCCTGATAACTTTGTGTTTGGACAGTCTGGTGCTGGAAACAACTGGGCTAAGGGACATTATACCGAGGGTGCTGAGCTTATTGACTCTGTTCTTGATGTCGTAAGGAAGGAGGCTGAAAACTGTGACTGTCTTCAAGGTATATCCATTTGACATCGCTGCTATTGGTCACTTGTTCGTTTTTCTCTATCTTGGTGATGAAATACTTCAGATTAAGAAATTTTTAAATATTGAGATATTGATTTGCTGTTACTGTCTTACTGAATGCGTGTGATTGTGTAGGTTTCCAAGTATGTCACTCACTTGGTGGCGGTACTGGATCGGGAATGGGTACATTGCTCATCTCAAAGATTAGGGAGGAGTACCCTGATCGCATGATGCTTACTTTCTCAGTCTTTCCATCGCCCAAGGTTTCGGACACTGTTGTTGAGCCTTACAACGCTACCCTCTCTGTTCACCAGCTCGTTGAGAATGCAGATGAGTGTATGGTGCTCGACAATGAGGCTCTCTACGACATTTGCTTCAGGACTCTCAAGCTCACAACGCCTAGCTGTGAGTATACTTTAACCTTTCAACTTTCTTCTCCGATCTATTATATCTGCAAGATGTTTGATCCAATTAACTTTTAATTTGCAGTTGGTGATTTGAACCATTTGATCTCTGCTACCATGAGTGGTGTAACCTGCTGTCTTCGATTCCCTGGTCAACTTAACTCTGACCTCCGTAAACTAGCGGTGAACCTTATCCCATTCCCTCGTCTCCACTTCTTCATGGTCGGGTTTGCCCCTCTGACTTCACGTGGCTCCCAGCAGTACCGAGCTCTAACAGTACCCGAGCTTACCCAACAGATGTGGGACTCAAAGAACATGATGTGCGCCGCTGATCCACGTCACGGGCGGTACCTCACTGCCTCTGCCATGTTCCGTGGTAAGATGAGCACCAAGGAAGTTGACGAGCAAATGATCAATGTCCAAAACAAGAACTCTTCCTACTTTGTTGAATGGATCCCTAACAATGTCAAGTCGAGTGTCTGTGACATTCCCCCAGTCGGTCTCTCCATGGCTTCAACCTTCATCGGAAACTCAACTTCCATTCAGGAGATGTTCAGACGGGTGAGCGAGCAGTTCACAGCTATGTTCAGGAGAAAGGCTTTCTTGCATTGGTACACTGGTGAAGGTATGGACGAGATGGAGTTCACAGAAGCTGAGAGTAACATGAACGACCTCGTCTCAGAATACCAGCAGTATCAGGATGCCACCGCTGATGAAGAAGAGtatgaagatgaggaagaggaCGGATTGGATGAGTACCAGCAGTAACTTGGATAATTAAGTTCCGGAAAAATGACCTGTTTTCCTGTTCTAGTGAGAGTTGGGTGGTAGTAGTCTTATGTATTATATACTCTCTTTTTCGTCGATTCTATTGCCAGTGTTTTGTACTTTGGATGTTTGTGGTATGCTTGTGTTCAGATTTGTGCGTTTAATATGGCATATGACATAGTAGTTCATAGACCATAGTTGTCATGTTCTTCAGAATGAATCAAGGATTACCAGCATATTATGTTGTGATGTTCTTTTTCCATCGTATTCTATCACCACAAATGGAGACGGTTCGACTGACCGAGTTAGTGGGTAGATGGATGCCATATCAATAGGTTGCTCTCAATCtctcataataaacacaaatttgcaTGAGACAGACTTGCAGAAATTGTTTTGGGGACCCTAGTATTCTCCAGTTTGTATGATAGCTAGTTTTTGGTATGTAATCGTATACGGTATACTTTGTCATCTCCTTTTTCATAGTCTCTATAAAATACTACACCTTtgtctaaaaaaataaaaatctaCTCCGTACTATTATCTTAACCAAACATTTGCATGATGTAAAAAAGTCTAATGAAGTAATAAAAACACTTATAGAAAGCTATATTTTCAGCCCAAAAGGGTAGCATAAAATGCCGAAACATACAGTCAAATTGCCATTGTAGACTCGTAGAGaccgtaaatggtcaagtacgGCGATTATAGTGAAAATGAGGGAATACCAAGAGGAGCGAGTTCAAATTATACTACCTATAAATGGAGTAAAGATCCTCTTCATTTCTTGTTCATTTCCTCTCACATTACTATACTACGTATCAACCATTTGCACGGTTAGATCGTTCTAAAATATAATCTGGGCCGTTGAAAGGAAATGAAGAGAAGAAGAAATGAAGAGGATCTAAATTGGTATAAATGAGGTGTACCTAGGAATGTAGGACTGATTTTTTTTTCGCCACGTCCGAAGCTAACAACTTATTCTTTGAACTTTACTAAATAATTTAGCTAAAGATGATTTCAGCAAGAAATTTTCATCACTTCAAAGCTCGGAACTTTTAATCTCACTAAAACAACTTAACACCAATGCTAATGAAAAATAACTTAATAGTACACTATTATATTTAGGATATACTCCCTTTGTTCCAGTCATTTGTTTAGCTATTTTTTTGTTCCATCATTTGTTTAACTATTTTTTTGTTCCAGTCATGTTTAACTATTTTATTTTgggtgtctcggtcaattgtttacgtttctattttgaaaatgcttttgaTGGACAAATCTTCCATACTTAGTTTGATCTACTTGTTATAATTGATACTCTCAACTTTCCTagatttttgtgtcaaaattaaaCGTAGATATATGATGAGACGGAGTACAAAATTGCAGGGTTATAgtaatgatttttgttttagaaAGAGCTAATTTTGACGGGTTAGGGTACTTTAACTTAACTTGTGCAAGGGACCAGACGCAAAAACATTCAGTATACATTACCAATACAATTTGCTCAACTCCTGGAAACCTTACTCACCTTTGAAATATATCTCACTACTCGAAAAAGCTTACACTTCGAACATCAATGGCGGATGCATCATCGCTCACGTCACCCTCGACGCCATGGTCAACTGTTGCGACGATGTCGGACAAAGAGAGAGAAGAAATGCTTGATAAAATGCTCACTAACTTAGCTTTTTGCGACGATTCTAAGCTTCAAAATTTGCTCTCCAGGCTTCTTCCTCGCGCTATTGCTGCGTTATGTACTCAATCGTCTCTTGTTCGCAATAAGGTCGAATTTCAGTTTATTCTTCTCTTTTTTGCCTATGATTTTGCTTTTCATTTCGCGTTTTTGTTTGTTCGTGATTTAATTTCGTAATTTTGAGTTTTTTGGATTGATTTTAAGGTTTTTGATTGTGTTTATGCTTCAGATTTTGTCGTGTAGAGTGATTTTGTTGTCAATTAGTAAATTGTAGTCCTTGATTCTATGATTTCGGTTTtcatttggttttttttgtttgttcgCAATTTTATGTTGTAATTTTGAgtgtttttgattgattttgagaTTTTTGATTGTGTTTATGCTCCGGTTATTGTTGTGTTAGCGTGATTTTGTTGGCGATTATTGAATTGTAGTAGTCGATTATGTGCGGTGCTTAATGCTGAAATTTCGAAGTAGAATTTATGGATCTGGAAATGCACAGAATATTGGCTGTAGGATTGAGTAGTTGTCGAATAGCGTGGTTTCCGGGGACCATTCACTTAATTCCTGTAATTTGAGTGTTTTTTTACATTTCCTGGGTTGTCCTTTGTCAATAGTTGATTTGGTATCTAGGTCTATGCTACAGTCATGTAGGCTTAGCAGTTAATAATTTTGAAAGACGGATGTTGAGTTGTCGCAATTAATTCTGTATGGTGCGTAGTGCTGAGGATAGAGTAATTTCTCGTTGCATTTGCTTCTGGCAGTTCTAATTCAGTGTGATATTGTCACTTTGTCAGACGTATTTTGATGTAATCACTGATATTATGTGGTGCCTAGTCTGCGAATAGCATATCGAATATGCGAACGCCAGATTTATGGTGTTGCGTTTCATTGCTGAGTACAGTGTATTGGTAGCGGAAATGAATCGTTCTTGAATATGATCATTTGCTATGGATCATTCAATCAACTTGTATTGCAGTTAGCTGCTATGATGTTGCTGGGTTAATGCGACTGTTGTGTCCCATAGATCAATTTAGCAAGTATCAACGTATTGGCTTTTGTGCCTGATCACGTTCTTAGAACTGTTAGAAGAGTGTTACCTTAAATGCAATTTTAGATGGGCAAACAGTAGCATATGTATGGTTTACTTTATACTTCACAGACACATGTTGAGATATTTGAAAATATAGCTACCTTCGAATGCATTTACATAATGCACCCTGAGCCGGATTGTGATTATATCTGATGATATATCTTTCTTCTGAATTGAAAATAGGTACTTGAGATATTGAGTCATGTAAACAAGCGAGTGAAACATGAACTAGAAATTGGCTTGCCATTATTGGATCTGTGGAGTATGTATACTGAAGCTACAGCTGCTCCTATGGTTCGGAACTTCTGCATTATTTATATTGAGATGGCATTTGATCGATCACGCATAGAGGTTTGAGTTTGTTGTCTATATTCCTTCGGCTGAATTGGAAAGAATTAAGTTACTCGTGAATTAATGTAGAAGTCTTTTCAACAATATTTCGTTTGTTATGGTTCATGTTTAGGATAAGAAAACCATGGCTCCAAATCTCTTGGTAAACATTTCGAAGCTTCCTCCTCAGCATCAAGCAATAGTGCTAAGAGTGGTATTGAAGGTATACTTCCACATTCTGATACAAACTATCATTTTCGAGCTTTAGAATCATTACTTTCCCACATTTTAAGGGCCACTGTATAATAATTTTTTCTGTTTCTCTTACCATTATTCCGAAGCAACTCTTTGGACGCCctgtttataatttttttttgctgGAAGTAGGTAATTGGCGAAGCCCATTCTGTTAATGTTGAGGATGAGGTTGCTGTGAAGTATAGATTGATTAGAGGTTCCCAGGACTGTGAATTATTTGTTGAATTTTGCCTCCATGCCATTTTGTATCAACCGTCATCTCAAAGGTGTGTTTCTAGCATTCTCAAAGCTACCATAAACATCCATAATTCTCACAATTATTTCCCTTATTCGTCCTTTTATCCCCCTCTCTCTTGTTGCTATATCCTCTGATATGATTCCCCTCAGCGGAGCATGTCCAGCTGGTCTTTCCATGTCTCAGGCGGAGCGTATTACTGGGAAACAGCCGATAAAGAATGAGTACCTCTTGAAACAGAAGGTAACATCCGTTTTATACATTTTTTATGCCTTAGGATTTGATGTCATTCTTTGAGAATGGATAACTATTTACTAGTAAAGAGAATTTGTTTTGTTGTGTGACTTATGTGAAGGAGGGTTAGAGCAAAGGGTGTCCCCGCAGCTAATTGATATCAATATTATGAATTAAAGAGCATTAGTTACTGACTATTTTAGCTTCTTTTTCGCAGTTTTTCTACAGTTTCACTGCTTTTTAACCTGGTTCTTTGTGTTTCCTCTAGTTGGGTATACTCAACATCATTGATTCCATG from Silene latifolia isolate original U9 population chromosome 5, ASM4854445v1, whole genome shotgun sequence encodes the following:
- the LOC141657767 gene encoding tubulin beta-6 chain-like; the encoded protein is MREILHIQGGQCGNQIGSKFWEVVCAEHGIDTTGKYVGTSDLQLERVNVYYNEASCGRFVPRAVLMDLEPGTMDSVRTGPYGQIFRPDNFVFGQSGAGNNWAKGHYTEGAELIDSVLDVVRKEAENCDCLQGFQVCHSLGGGTGSGMGTLLISKIREEYPDRMMLTFSVFPSPKVSDTVVEPYNATLSVHQLVENADECMVLDNEALYDICFRTLKLTTPSFGDLNHLISATMSGVTCCLRFPGQLNSDLRKLAVNLIPFPRLHFFMVGFAPLTSRGSQQYRALTVPELTQQMWDSKNMMCAADPRHGRYLTASAMFRGKMSTKEVDEQMINVQNKNSSYFVEWIPNNVKSSVCDIPPVGLSMASTFIGNSTSIQEMFRRVSEQFTAMFRRKAFLHWYTGEGMDEMEFTEAESNMNDLVSEYQQYQDATADEEEYEDEEEDGLDEYQQ